The Candidatus Binatia bacterium genome has a window encoding:
- a CDS encoding alpha/beta fold hydrolase — translation MLRTSGSVRGFVALLFVALLTSGCGQETFSILGSFYDAPDPLPAAAHGDLIRSESVENSKDVRAWRLLFHSQDFEGRNIQSSGVLFVPRGQPPEGGWPLISLAHGTSGLPRNCAPSPLPFTPLAWSGGASVWDREASPYVYPESAGLEGYAVVMADYQGTGTTGPYSYLLGELTGKNVLDAALAAHGLLGDALSSQTFLWGHSQGGQAAGWAAQQASSYAPELSILGAILLAPAAELGQLLEAVLAEEYNVNQSSAAALVLTAVPGFALNYGLDTKTILSAAGEATQEGVKSVCLGTNLAVFETEAVLRQYKAADYLRLPGGEVPPRWLEAIEAQNLGQAGASLGAPTFLINGATDTVVPPEVTCSYFENTVCPTGDRVEFKIYPDTGHLDLPVTANADILQWMQDRLEGQEAPTNCRNLPVGCRTAP, via the coding sequence ATGTTGCGTACGTCGGGTTCGGTTCGCGGGTTTGTTGCGCTTCTCTTTGTCGCATTACTGACGAGTGGTTGCGGTCAGGAAACGTTTTCAATTCTGGGCTCCTTCTATGATGCCCCGGATCCCTTGCCGGCTGCCGCCCATGGCGATCTGATTCGCAGCGAGTCGGTCGAGAATTCCAAGGACGTGCGGGCATGGCGCTTGCTCTTCCACTCGCAGGATTTCGAGGGCAGGAATATTCAAAGTTCGGGTGTGCTCTTTGTCCCACGGGGCCAGCCGCCCGAGGGGGGCTGGCCGCTGATCAGTCTGGCCCACGGAACATCGGGATTGCCGCGAAATTGTGCGCCTTCGCCACTGCCCTTCACGCCGCTGGCCTGGTCGGGTGGCGCATCGGTCTGGGACCGCGAAGCGAGCCCCTATGTCTATCCCGAGTCCGCAGGGCTGGAGGGCTATGCGGTGGTCATGGCTGACTATCAGGGGACAGGGACCACGGGCCCCTATTCGTATTTACTCGGCGAGCTCACGGGAAAAAATGTTCTGGATGCAGCATTGGCGGCGCATGGACTCCTCGGCGACGCACTCAGTTCGCAGACCTTTCTCTGGGGCCATTCCCAAGGTGGCCAGGCGGCCGGCTGGGCGGCCCAACAGGCGTCCAGCTATGCTCCGGAACTCTCGATCCTCGGAGCCATCCTGCTTGCGCCTGCAGCGGAACTCGGTCAACTGCTCGAGGCGGTTCTGGCGGAGGAGTATAATGTCAATCAGTCCTCAGCGGCGGCCCTCGTCCTGACGGCGGTTCCGGGCTTCGCTCTCAACTACGGCCTCGACACCAAAACGATTCTTTCGGCCGCAGGGGAGGCGACTCAGGAGGGCGTAAAGTCGGTATGCCTGGGAACCAACCTCGCTGTTTTCGAAACGGAAGCGGTGCTGCGCCAATACAAGGCTGCTGATTACCTGCGGTTGCCCGGAGGGGAAGTTCCCCCGCGGTGGTTGGAGGCGATCGAGGCCCAGAACCTTGGACAGGCAGGTGCCTCGCTGGGTGCGCCCACCTTTTTGATCAATGGCGCGACCGATACGGTAGTTCCACCCGAGGTGACCTGCAGCTACTTCGAGAACACGGTCTGCCCGACAGGGGATCGGGTGGAGTTCAAGATTTATCCCGATACGGGTCATCTCGATCTGCCGGTCACGGCCAACGCGGATATTCTGCAATGGATGCAGGACCGGCTCGAGGGACAGGAAGCGCCCACCAATTGCCGCAATCTGCCGGTTGGATGTCGCACGGCGCCATGA
- a CDS encoding outer membrane protein transport protein → MHKTRWRVYVAVSAGVLLGGLSAGESSAGGLAVNEASARLTGTGYAGTAALAEDASMAWYNPAGLTRLEGGSAVFSGSAIQLDTTVEVQEATTWGQGGITGAYGSMEASGGGLLGVPNFHVAQKVHDKVALYLGVVAPWGDQTNFSDDSAVRYLGTLSQLRTIDINPAIAIGPWEGFSVGLGFNAQNARGRFNQQFALPTRPVLEPGDINAQIKVDDWGYGWNAGVLYEYEDVFRIGVGYRSAINHDLGGEAKFRTPALPAGLIGGLPEIPSLSLSADAAVNLAIPQSVTVSGVWNITDWVQVLGDLQWTGWSSFQSLDTSLDNYTVRLPGSTADTPVADLPPALRQITSLLPAEDLIYENFRDTWRATVGFQFFPSDKLTLRLGGGFDQSPVHNANRTLRLPDANRWILSTGFGVELLPGIYADFGYAHYFVGAGLTRIDETNQTLDASSLTATVESAANVFALQLTYNWKTDPWSDLEIGG, encoded by the coding sequence ATGCACAAAACTCGATGGAGAGTCTATGTGGCTGTCTCGGCAGGGGTTCTGCTGGGGGGCTTGTCGGCAGGCGAATCGTCCGCGGGTGGTCTGGCCGTGAATGAGGCCAGCGCTCGGCTCACGGGCACGGGTTATGCGGGAACGGCGGCCTTGGCCGAAGATGCTTCCATGGCCTGGTACAACCCGGCGGGTTTGACGAGACTGGAAGGTGGCAGCGCTGTTTTCTCCGGGAGTGCCATTCAGTTGGATACGACCGTAGAGGTCCAGGAGGCGACCACGTGGGGGCAGGGCGGTATTACCGGCGCCTACGGGAGCATGGAAGCCAGTGGCGGCGGACTACTCGGCGTACCTAATTTTCATGTCGCGCAAAAAGTCCACGACAAGGTCGCACTTTACCTCGGGGTGGTGGCGCCTTGGGGGGATCAGACGAATTTCTCTGATGATTCCGCGGTCCGCTATCTCGGTACCCTTTCGCAGCTGCGAACCATCGATATCAACCCTGCAATCGCGATCGGTCCCTGGGAGGGTTTCTCGGTGGGTTTGGGTTTCAACGCACAGAACGCCCGAGGACGCTTTAACCAGCAATTTGCGCTGCCGACCCGGCCGGTCCTAGAACCAGGCGATATCAATGCGCAGATCAAGGTCGATGATTGGGGCTACGGCTGGAACGCGGGCGTTCTCTATGAATACGAAGATGTTTTCCGAATCGGTGTCGGTTACCGCTCCGCAATCAACCACGACCTTGGTGGCGAGGCCAAATTTCGCACACCCGCCTTGCCGGCCGGGCTGATCGGTGGTCTTCCCGAAATCCCTTCGTTGAGCCTCTCTGCGGACGCGGCGGTCAATCTGGCAATTCCGCAGAGTGTCACCGTCAGCGGTGTCTGGAACATAACGGACTGGGTCCAGGTTCTGGGCGATCTTCAGTGGACTGGCTGGTCGAGCTTTCAATCGCTCGACACCAGCCTCGACAACTACACAGTCCGTTTGCCTGGATCGACGGCGGATACGCCGGTGGCCGACCTGCCTCCGGCGCTTCGGCAAATCACGAGTTTGTTGCCAGCGGAAGACCTGATTTACGAGAACTTCCGCGACACCTGGCGAGCAACCGTGGGCTTTCAATTCTTTCCAAGCGACAAGCTCACGTTACGTCTGGGCGGGGGATTCGATCAATCGCCCGTCCACAATGCGAACCGAACTCTCAGGCTCCCCGATGCCAATCGCTGGATTCTGTCGACCGGATTCGGGGTAGAGTTGCTGCCCGGTATCTACGCAGATTTTGGCTACGCACATTATTTCGTTGGAGCGGGCCTGACGCGTATTGACGAAACCAATCAGACTCTGGATGCCAGTTCGCTGACGGCGACCGTCGAGAGTGCGGCGAACGTTTTTGCGCTGCAATTGACCTATAACTGGAAGACGGATCCGTGGTCGGATCTCGAGATTGGGGGCTGA
- a CDS encoding SRPBCC family protein, producing the protein MPNLDTVDSMEIDASAEELFAVILDYPRMRDWYPRYKIDVIGGGPVQEGCRLSHELSPPGSPVKSRFTRTITAIDPGRSIEETYDDGDLVGNGRWVFEPLSENRTRVSFYCKVRSNRLLMHIGFLLGGEKGHNMIYQEILAALQTHVSQKAA; encoded by the coding sequence ATGCCGAACCTCGATACAGTCGACTCGATGGAAATTGATGCCTCCGCAGAGGAACTCTTCGCCGTGATTCTGGACTACCCTCGAATGAGGGATTGGTACCCCCGCTACAAAATCGATGTGATCGGCGGCGGTCCCGTGCAGGAAGGCTGCCGCCTGAGCCACGAGCTTTCGCCTCCGGGATCGCCAGTCAAATCCCGCTTCACCCGCACCATCACCGCGATCGATCCGGGCCGTTCCATCGAGGAAACCTACGATGACGGCGATCTGGTCGGCAACGGCCGATGGGTATTCGAGCCGCTGAGCGAGAACCGCACGCGGGTCTCGTTCTATTGCAAGGTGCGCTCGAATCGCCTGCTGATGCACATCGGTTTCCTCCTCGGCGGAGAAAAAGGCCACAACATGATCTATCAGGAAATTTTGGCCGCCTTGCAGACACACGTCAGCCAGAAGGCGGCCTGA
- a CDS encoding endo-1,4-beta-xylanase — protein MRPRNFLKAAVLMASCMLIPAVPGATQAVESVCSVRKVEAIAATCSRLLRHEGRFVFAGGTPTAERRLASIHDRFLQSWSEAEAGDTAECAAQTASAEAAWTLLGERIAGVLGRAPTPVCQRRLARTLSRACRSWATMVWPDSERSEDMATRHAQRLDRRVEKRWSRSDCPSPAASTVQDLARGLGGFAAGLGTQRSIADLATAAGVRFGAAIEPGEVAGDATYASLVAREANSLTAENVMKWGPIHPQADVWNFAPADAVVSLAGANSMRLRGHTLVWGGSQIAPYVQNISDRESMLDRMEEHIEDVVGRYAGQIEQWDVVNEPLPSVVDPPTSDGLDDNVFRRVVGADYIARAFHFAHAADPDAMLFLNDNGILLPGARQERFVALVEELLADGVPLHGIGVQGHIGLTPPAAYPTRQQLAASIRRFADLGLLVEITELDVVTLFLSTEGNALPLPLQQAVLYSDVVGACLENASCTGITTWGLGDHLSWVRTFFGLPDDPLLFLEDWTRKPAYFAVRAEFAAAERRQRPR, from the coding sequence GTGCGCCCACGAAATTTTCTGAAGGCTGCCGTGCTGATGGCGAGCTGCATGCTGATTCCGGCTGTGCCCGGGGCGACCCAAGCCGTCGAATCGGTTTGCTCGGTGCGCAAGGTCGAGGCGATTGCCGCGACTTGTTCGCGTTTGCTTCGGCACGAAGGGCGGTTTGTCTTTGCCGGCGGCACGCCTACCGCGGAGCGGCGTCTGGCAAGTATTCATGACCGGTTTCTCCAGTCTTGGAGTGAGGCAGAAGCCGGTGACACGGCTGAATGCGCTGCGCAGACGGCCTCGGCCGAAGCGGCCTGGACGCTTCTGGGCGAGCGGATTGCCGGTGTTCTTGGTCGAGCGCCGACACCCGTCTGCCAAAGGCGTCTGGCGCGCACCTTGTCCCGTGCCTGCCGGTCATGGGCGACCATGGTCTGGCCGGATTCGGAGCGGTCGGAAGATATGGCGACGCGTCACGCGCAGCGCCTCGACCGCCGTGTCGAGAAACGCTGGTCGCGGTCGGATTGCCCGAGCCCGGCGGCCTCGACCGTGCAGGATCTGGCGCGTGGGTTGGGGGGATTTGCCGCGGGCCTCGGGACCCAGCGCTCGATTGCGGATCTGGCGACAGCCGCGGGCGTTCGATTTGGCGCCGCGATCGAACCCGGCGAGGTCGCCGGGGATGCGACCTATGCGTCGCTTGTTGCGCGGGAAGCGAACTCGCTGACAGCAGAGAACGTGATGAAGTGGGGGCCTATTCATCCTCAGGCGGATGTCTGGAACTTCGCTCCCGCGGACGCGGTTGTGAGTCTGGCCGGTGCGAACAGCATGAGGCTGCGGGGTCATACGCTCGTCTGGGGTGGCTCGCAGATTGCGCCTTATGTGCAGAACATCAGCGACCGTGAGTCGATGCTGGACCGGATGGAAGAGCATATCGAGGACGTGGTCGGGCGCTATGCGGGCCAGATCGAGCAATGGGATGTGGTCAATGAGCCTTTGCCGTCGGTTGTGGATCCGCCCACCAGCGACGGGCTGGATGACAATGTGTTTCGGCGTGTCGTGGGCGCCGACTACATCGCACGCGCGTTTCATTTTGCTCATGCTGCAGACCCCGACGCGATGCTCTTCCTGAACGATAACGGGATCCTCTTGCCCGGGGCGCGTCAGGAGCGCTTCGTCGCCCTGGTGGAAGAATTGCTTGCTGACGGCGTTCCCTTGCACGGAATCGGGGTTCAGGGACACATCGGGCTCACCCCGCCTGCAGCCTATCCGACACGCCAGCAGCTGGCCGCCTCGATCCGGAGGTTCGCGGATTTGGGTTTGTTGGTGGAAATTACCGAACTGGATGTGGTGACTCTCTTTTTATCGACCGAGGGAAATGCTCTCCCACTTCCTCTGCAGCAGGCGGTTTTGTACTCGGATGTTGTGGGTGCCTGTCTCGAGAATGCCTCTTGTACGGGCATCACCACTTGGGGCCTTGGTGACCATCTTTCATGGGTACGAACTTTTTTCGGCTTGCCCGACGACCCGTTGCTCTTTCTTGAAGACTGGACGCGCAAGCCCGCATATTTTGCCGTGCGTGCCGAGTTCGCCGCAGCCGAGCGTCGTCAGCGCCCACGGTAG
- a CDS encoding enoyl-CoA hydratase/isomerase family protein: MADYTTFLIEKRGAVDWLTFNRPERRNAINIAMVDELRDYFGSLCEDESTRIVVLRGAGKSFCAGLDIKEAGGDGRGQSAPFGAGMGFQGYLAEVYLRMRRCPQPIVSLVHGAACGGGFSFVMASDIRIAGESAKMNAAYIKLGLSACDMGCSYFLPRLVGTSIASELMLTGRFLHAERALRTGLVSEVVPDDQLEQAAASYIDEMLATSRIGLRMTKEGLNLSIDAPSLEAAMAIENRNQLMCSSSSEFRDRMKAFVSGS, translated from the coding sequence ATGGCCGATTACACGACCTTCCTCATCGAGAAACGCGGTGCCGTAGACTGGCTGACCTTCAATCGTCCCGAGAGGCGAAACGCGATCAACATCGCCATGGTCGATGAGCTGCGCGACTACTTTGGCTCGCTCTGCGAAGACGAATCGACTCGCATCGTGGTTCTGCGCGGCGCCGGCAAATCGTTCTGTGCCGGGCTCGACATCAAAGAGGCGGGTGGAGACGGGAGAGGGCAGTCCGCGCCGTTCGGGGCTGGTATGGGCTTTCAGGGGTACCTTGCGGAGGTCTATCTCCGGATGAGGCGCTGCCCACAGCCGATCGTGTCTCTGGTCCATGGAGCGGCGTGCGGCGGCGGCTTTTCCTTCGTGATGGCCTCCGACATCCGCATTGCCGGCGAGAGTGCGAAGATGAACGCGGCCTACATCAAGCTCGGACTTTCCGCGTGCGACATGGGATGCAGCTACTTTCTGCCGAGGCTCGTCGGCACGTCGATCGCTTCGGAGTTGATGCTGACCGGGCGCTTCCTCCATGCCGAGCGCGCTCTGAGGACCGGACTCGTCTCGGAGGTCGTCCCCGACGACCAACTTGAGCAGGCGGCCGCGTCCTATATCGACGAAATGTTGGCGACGTCGCGGATCGGTCTTCGCATGACGAAGGAAGGGCTCAATCTGAGCATCGATGCACCCTCGCTCGAAGCCGCGATGGCGATCGAGAACCGAAATCAGCTGATGTGTTCGTCGAGCTCCGAGTTCCGCGACCGGATGAAGGCCTTCGTTTCGGGGTCGTGA
- a CDS encoding acyl-CoA dehydrogenase family protein, with product MTTNPPSAEDCLRVASERREELYDRAAATEAAGRLPEDLAESLSAEGFYGLWAPRDVGGTEAPPADAMRVIETLAEGDASVAWCVFIGITSTLPLSSLSENARREIFASPRARLAGVFEPSGTAEPCDGGFRISGTWAFGSGSWNADWIGVGTMVPGETSGPRYAFLRREDVELLETWDVIGLCGTGSTHFRAEDVFVPEEHTLPLLDSGQIDTPLYRFSRFTMLGMSLGAIALGLARASLSTFATLAADPAPRPLAARKEVQMSVGKEETRLRAARALFYSSVDDAWETACAGEAPTVDQRTEIRIATCNAVETCCEVTEALFRLGGSRSLYRSSPLQRHLRDAQAMAQHLMARPKFLGVAGRRSLGVDLGDTTFV from the coding sequence ATGACCACGAATCCTCCGAGTGCCGAAGACTGCCTGCGCGTTGCCAGCGAGCGCCGCGAAGAATTGTACGACCGGGCAGCGGCGACCGAAGCGGCCGGAAGGCTTCCGGAAGATCTCGCCGAAAGCCTGTCCGCCGAGGGCTTCTACGGACTCTGGGCACCCAGGGATGTCGGCGGCACCGAGGCCCCTCCCGCAGATGCGATGCGGGTGATCGAGACGCTTGCGGAGGGAGACGCCTCGGTCGCGTGGTGCGTTTTCATCGGCATCACCTCGACGCTGCCGCTCTCGTCACTTTCCGAAAATGCGCGGCGCGAGATTTTCGCCTCGCCTCGGGCCCGACTGGCGGGCGTCTTCGAACCCTCAGGTACGGCCGAGCCCTGCGACGGCGGCTTCCGGATCAGCGGCACATGGGCCTTCGGGTCCGGGTCGTGGAATGCTGACTGGATCGGCGTCGGCACGATGGTTCCCGGAGAGACCAGCGGTCCCCGCTATGCCTTCCTGCGACGCGAGGATGTCGAATTGCTGGAAACCTGGGATGTCATCGGTCTTTGCGGCACCGGCAGCACGCACTTTCGCGCGGAAGACGTTTTCGTCCCGGAAGAGCATACCCTGCCCCTTCTCGACTCCGGGCAAATCGATACGCCGCTCTACCGCTTCTCGCGTTTCACCATGCTCGGCATGAGCCTCGGCGCGATTGCGCTCGGGCTCGCACGGGCCTCCTTGAGCACCTTTGCCACGCTTGCCGCAGATCCAGCACCCAGGCCATTGGCTGCGCGCAAGGAAGTCCAGATGTCGGTCGGCAAGGAAGAAACCCGCCTGCGCGCCGCGCGCGCCCTCTTCTACTCTTCCGTCGACGATGCATGGGAAACAGCTTGCGCAGGCGAGGCGCCGACCGTCGACCAACGCACCGAGATTCGCATAGCGACCTGCAACGCCGTGGAAACCTGCTGCGAAGTCACCGAGGCCCTGTTCCGGCTTGGCGGCAGTCGCAGCCTCTACCGCAGCTCGCCCCTGCAACGACACCTGCGCGATGCCCAGGCCATGGCCCAACACCTGATGGCCCGCCCCAAATTCCTCGGTGTCGCAGGCCGGCGCAGCCTGGGCGTGGACCTGGGCGACACGACGTTCGTCTGA
- a CDS encoding patatin-like phospholipase family protein — translation MTQSADPKRREHFGLWMLLSFVLGVGSVLALVALIYMAAITFNTDGRLPPRQILAESELKTEREATLTRAREHKRKSTKALVERMHQRQLKDPDATMDFLVLSGGGENGAFGAGFLVGWSSLSEEAEAMPAFDGVTGVSAGSFIAPFAYLGTPTSLAKIDHFFRNPGKDWLELRGHLYFSPENMSLAKIPGLERALREAISMSFGKEIVAATTPGRLLLIQASNLDQAVPQIFDLNQTAKDSVASGDFDPMIEILLASSAIPGLFPPREIGGSLFVDGGVVGNFYSGGHASEPDLTFGGIWKREYPERPIPKTRYWVILNGNLRESPKTSGGSWPDIASRSLAVSVGSSEVVALRELYALAELTNRRGLGEVEVRWVAIEEPLKESIFPTLFDRAQMRRLSDLGRRVGADPKSWNLEAP, via the coding sequence ATGACCCAATCGGCCGATCCAAAACGTCGAGAGCACTTTGGTCTATGGATGCTTCTCTCCTTCGTGCTGGGGGTTGGCTCGGTCCTGGCCTTGGTCGCGTTGATTTATATGGCGGCCATCACGTTCAACACCGATGGGCGCCTCCCTCCCCGCCAAATACTCGCCGAGAGTGAGCTCAAAACCGAGCGCGAGGCGACGCTCACCCGCGCGCGAGAGCACAAACGCAAATCGACAAAAGCGCTCGTGGAGCGAATGCATCAGCGGCAGCTCAAGGACCCTGACGCCACGATGGATTTCCTCGTCCTCTCGGGTGGCGGCGAGAACGGGGCCTTTGGTGCGGGCTTTCTGGTCGGCTGGTCCAGCCTCTCGGAAGAGGCTGAAGCAATGCCGGCATTCGATGGTGTCACGGGCGTCAGCGCCGGATCGTTTATTGCGCCCTTCGCCTATCTGGGAACTCCGACGAGCCTGGCAAAGATCGACCATTTTTTTCGCAACCCCGGCAAGGACTGGCTCGAGTTACGTGGCCATCTCTACTTCTCCCCCGAGAATATGAGTCTGGCGAAAATCCCCGGCCTGGAGCGAGCCCTGCGGGAAGCAATATCGATGTCCTTCGGCAAGGAGATTGTTGCCGCAACGACACCCGGACGGCTACTCCTGATCCAGGCGAGCAATTTGGATCAGGCCGTTCCTCAAATCTTCGACCTCAACCAGACGGCAAAAGACTCTGTCGCCAGCGGGGATTTTGATCCCATGATCGAAATCCTTCTGGCTTCATCGGCCATTCCGGGGCTCTTCCCGCCCCGCGAAATCGGTGGTTCCCTGTTTGTCGACGGCGGTGTGGTGGGGAATTTCTATTCAGGAGGCCACGCGTCGGAACCAGACCTCACGTTTGGCGGAATTTGGAAGCGAGAATATCCGGAGCGGCCCATCCCGAAAACTCGTTATTGGGTGATCCTCAATGGGAATTTGCGCGAGTCCCCCAAAACGAGCGGCGGCAGCTGGCCGGATATCGCTTCCCGGAGCCTCGCTGTCTCGGTGGGGTCGTCGGAGGTTGTGGCGCTGCGGGAACTATATGCCCTCGCCGAGCTGACCAATCGGCGCGGGCTGGGCGAAGTCGAGGTTCGGTGGGTCGCCATCGAGGAGCCATTGAAAGAGTCGATCTTTCCGACCCTCTTTGATCGAGCCCAGATGCGCCGCTTGTCAGATTTGGGCAGGCGCGTTGGCGCCGATCCAAAATCCTGGAATCTCGAAGCCCCTTAG
- a CDS encoding GEVED domain-containing protein has protein sequence MQDSRADELRASLTVLNVDFVLAVVVGAFVQLPESHPVQDDIAATEDGIAAAPAFVIALEEYSANRIRTITDATITHLDAGVIEKHVGIALDAEDRDEITRAIDENIGIIELPIVPTATDANEDQTISVGVGEGFVRARISTAPLGDKLDDVGDNLRDIDDEDITSSVFSNYVIGQSAYDIEIPVSNSTGSNAFVRGWIDWNADGSFDGLDEMSNLVGVSAGESAATLTWAIPASATSGTSFARIRIASDDGELSVATGPASNGEVEDLAVPAIQDPAPTPAPTPEPTPEPTPEPTPEPTPEPTPAPTVVATPGPTSYAAICNHPCPSRVRFKRNADDYLYIRAGLDLPADFNPSVSEFFVEIRSGGDLVYSGTLEAGAVPKRGHRWRYLDRDARKGSGARDGIFYMLLSINRDGVWRWSFKAFTDMSAAADPNIRVTLTIDGTVIYDREKEWMQRSNGYVGELGRG, from the coding sequence GTGCAGGACAGTAGAGCCGATGAACTGAGAGCATCCCTGACCGTTCTGAATGTCGATTTCGTTCTTGCCGTCGTCGTCGGTGCCTTCGTTCAACTCCCAGAAAGCCACCCCGTTCAGGACGACATTGCTGCCACCGAAGACGGCATCGCCGCTGCCCCCGCCTTCGTCATCGCCCTTGAAGAATATAGCGCCAATCGGATTCGTACCATCACCGATGCCACCATCACCCACCTGGATGCTGGTGTTATCGAAAAGCATGTTGGTATCGCCCTCGATGCGGAAGATCGCGATGAGATCACTCGGGCCATCGATGAGAACATCGGAATTATTGAGCTTCCAATCGTTCCCACTGCGACGGACGCGAATGAGGACCAGACCATCTCCGTTGGAGTCGGTGAAGGATTTGTTCGAGCCCGGATCAGCACTGCCCCCCTGGGGGACAAGCTCGATGACGTAGGGGACAATCTCCGTGATATCGACGACGAAGACATCACAAGCTCTGTGTTCAGCAACTACGTGATTGGCCAGTCTGCCTACGATATCGAAATTCCGGTCAGCAACAGTACGGGCTCGAATGCATTCGTGCGAGGCTGGATCGACTGGAACGCTGATGGCAGCTTCGATGGCCTGGACGAAATGTCGAATTTGGTAGGGGTCAGCGCAGGAGAGTCGGCGGCAACGCTTACCTGGGCCATTCCTGCCAGCGCGACTTCCGGAACGTCGTTTGCGCGAATCCGTATCGCCAGTGATGACGGCGAGTTGAGCGTGGCCACGGGACCAGCATCCAACGGCGAAGTGGAAGATCTTGCGGTACCTGCAATTCAGGACCCGGCTCCGACACCAGCGCCTACACCGGAACCGACCCCGGAACCGACTCCGGAACCGACCCCGGAACCGACTCCGGAACCGACCCCGGCGCCCACCGTCGTTGCCACACCGGGACCGACTTCCTATGCGGCGATCTGCAACCATCCCTGCCCGTCAAGGGTTCGGTTCAAGCGAAACGCAGACGACTACCTCTACATCCGCGCGGGTCTCGACCTGCCCGCCGACTTCAACCCGTCCGTCTCGGAGTTCTTCGTGGAGATCCGCAGCGGCGGGGATCTCGTCTACTCCGGTACGCTGGAGGCCGGCGCGGTACCCAAGCGTGGACATCGTTGGCGCTATCTGGACCGCGATGCCCGGAAGGGCTCCGGGGCCAGAGACGGTATTTTCTACATGCTGCTGTCGATCAACCGCGATGGCGTCTGGCGGTGGTCGTTCAAGGCGTTTACCGACATGAGTGCTGCTGCCGACCCTAATATTCGGGTCACGCTTACCATTGATGGCACGGTGATCTACGACCGTGAGAAGGAATGGATGCAGCGATCCAACGGCTACGTCGGCGAACTCGGCCGCGGCTAG